In a genomic window of Candidatus Methylacidiphilales bacterium:
- the deoC gene encoding deoxyribose-phosphate aldolase, whose protein sequence is MNAPILATPRLYKNVPTVDQVMVEERAASFTKRSIKSSAKLAGLRLAVSMMDLTTLEGKDTPGKVAHLCRKALQPADPRYQVPSCAAVCVYPNLVRHAKKLLAGSTVRVAAVATAFPSGQMPLSVKLEDTRLAVSEGADEIDMVIDRGAFLAGEYNQVFDEIAAIKSACGSAHLKVILETGELVTYDNVRIASQIAMEAGADFIKTSTGKVTPAATLPVTLVMLEAIRDFFYDTGIRIGIKPAGGIRTAKEALAYLVMVKETLGDDWLTPDLFRFGASALLNDVLLQIAKTIDGRYQSLDYFSLP, encoded by the coding sequence ATGAATGCCCCGATCTTAGCTACCCCTCGCCTATACAAAAATGTGCCCACTGTCGATCAAGTGATGGTTGAGGAACGTGCTGCTTCGTTCACCAAACGAAGTATCAAGTCTTCCGCAAAATTAGCCGGTTTGCGCCTAGCTGTCTCCATGATGGATCTAACCACGCTCGAAGGCAAAGACACCCCCGGCAAAGTCGCTCACCTCTGCCGCAAAGCACTGCAACCCGCTGATCCACGCTACCAAGTCCCATCCTGCGCAGCCGTGTGCGTCTATCCCAATCTCGTCCGGCATGCAAAGAAGTTACTCGCCGGCTCCACCGTGCGTGTAGCTGCCGTCGCCACCGCTTTCCCAAGCGGCCAGATGCCGCTCTCCGTAAAGTTGGAAGATACACGGCTGGCAGTTTCCGAAGGCGCAGACGAAATCGATATGGTCATTGATCGAGGCGCCTTCCTTGCAGGAGAATACAACCAGGTCTTCGATGAAATCGCCGCTATCAAATCCGCTTGTGGCTCTGCTCATCTCAAAGTGATTCTGGAAACAGGTGAACTCGTCACCTACGACAACGTCCGCATCGCCTCACAAATCGCTATGGAAGCAGGCGCCGACTTTATTAAAACCTCCACCGGCAAGGTAACTCCAGCGGCCACACTTCCTGTCACACTCGTTATGCTGGAAGCCATACGCGATTTCTTCTACGACACCGGAATTCGAATCGGCATAAAACCCGCAGGCGGCATTCGCACAGCAAAAGAAGCTTTAGCCTACCTCGTAATGGTTAAAGAAACACTCGGCGACGACTGGCTCACGCCAGACCTCTTTCGATTCGGGGCCAGCGCCTTGCTCAACGATGTGCTCCTGCAAATCGCTAAAACTATCGATGGCCGCTACCAAAGCCTCGACTACTTCTCATTGCCTTAA